The Pochonia chlamydosporia 170 chromosome 1, whole genome shotgun sequence genome window below encodes:
- a CDS encoding fungal specific transcription factor domain-containing protein encodes MQLDHGDRRPSQRLPVNPRRHKVAPEHRKRVATACNSCNVRRIKCSGDRPCSQCASTSRDCVYPTVVEKVSVPRAELDDLRKKVEVYEKALQDAVADPTRRQELLHHAASPESSSSTSPFASAIQSANGAANTTPSHPSGTNSIKTEPTDDDQVLSPGRLLQDADGMGRYMGETSGATFLDHLKELMGAALPTSPQDHPARVDQSNFLSSLGNYTVDDQRPLNHAVNPLWLPPDSTIAVVLSELRHFIQDGGGQWPSGGIYWWGDLGTVPIRAPASPSPETDLSAYRHLAFYHAALAVACQSTTTQPPPSSDSHPSLSEPYYARAAMLLGNPLEIKRRTIGDVASLAMMSFYLVETNRPDAAYMYVTAAMHISIMLGAHRGWVDERGKRVFWSVYCLDRWLSCLTGRPPTITDEAIQLPLPADEPSMPSASGLRAHVELSRISGHVVGNTYHSAKIEAGTRQPDNAIWMLEQWQSALPPTLQLTDGLSNDPASCLLHMRYNQLLIVAIRPLFLSAVKRAVADRLMAQTTTMDSVPQVEHLKCCISAASRNAVLARHLSTLNGHRKTLHAGLHFIFHAAVCLILRPLVFREQSTQEDAIAAMNDVDYAIEKMLEAASKGNTDGQRCAETLQELRNLVERLTAPVGRDPMLGMASSSAPPIAPHLGSQDLPPPPMPIGDDPVLYDELVTWMGDDWPIYNNYVNE; translated from the exons ATGCAACTTGACCATGGCGATCGTCGACCTTCTCAGCGACTTCCTGTCAACCCTCGGCGCCACAAGGTAGCCCCCGAGCATCGCAAACGAGTGGCCACGGC GTGCAATAGCTGTAATGTCCGCCGAATTAAGTGCTCTGGAGATCGCCCTTGCAGCCAATGCGCCTCGACCTCCCGCGACTGTGTGTACCCGACAGTTGTAGAGAAGGTCTCCGTACCTCGAGCCGAGCTGGATGACTTGCGAAAGAAGGTTGAAGTCTACGAGAAAGCCTTGCAAGATGCGGTAGCTGATCCGACGAGACGCCAAGAGCTTTTGCATCACGCCGCCAGCCCCGagtcctcatcctcaacgaGCCCGTTCGCGAGTGCCATTCAGTCGGCTAATGGAGCGGCCAACACGACTCCCAGTCACCCATCAGGAACCAACTCTATCAAGACCGAACCCACCGATGATGACCAAGTTCTTAGTCCCGGCCGCTTGCTTCAAGATGCCGATGGCATGGGCAGATATATGGGGGAAACCTCGGGTGCCACCTTCTTGGATCACCTCAAGGAGTTGATGGGTGCAGCTCTACCCACCTCACCCCAAGATCATCCTGCCAGAGTTGACCAGAGTAACTTCTTGTCAAGCCTGGGGAACTACACCGTCGACGACCAGCGCCCGCTCAATCATGCAGTGAACCCTCTGTGGCTACCGCCTGACAGCACCATAGCAGTCGTCTTATCCGAGTTGCGACACTTCATCCAGGACGGTGGTGGTCAGTGGCCGAGTGGTGGTATCTACTGGTGGGGAGACTTGGGCACAGTTCCAATTCGGGCTCCAGCCTCACCCTCGCCGGAGACAGATCTGAGTGCGTATCGACATCTCGCTTTCTATCATGCTGCCCTCGCCGTTGCATGCCAAAGCACCACGACgcagccaccaccaagctcgGATTCCCACCCATCTCTGAGTGAGCCTTATTATGCGCGGGCGGCTATGCTCCTTGGCAATCCCTTAGAGATCAAGCGCCGTACCATTGGTGATGTCGCATCTCTTGCCATGATGAGCTTCTATCTTGTCGAGACAAACCGCCCAGATGCAGCCTACATGTATGTTACTGCTGCCATGCACATTAGCATCATGCTCGGAGCGCACAGAGGTTGGGTTGACGAGCGAGGCAAGAGAGTTTTTTGGTCTGTCTACTGTCTTGACCGATGGTTGAGCTGTCTCACTGGGCGACCTCCCACAATTACGGATGAGGCCATCCaattgccattgccagcagACGAACC GTCGATGCCTTCTGCCTCCGGGCTTAGGGCTCATGTCGAGCTTTCTCGCATATCGggccatgttgttggcaACACTTATCACTCAGCGAAGATTGAAGCCGGAACTCGTCAACCAGACAACGCCATTTGGATGCTTGAACAATGGCAGTCTGCCCTGCCACCGACCTTGCAGCTTACCGACGGATTAAGTAATGACCCAGCAAGTTGCTTGCTTCATATGAGATACAACCAACTTCTCATCGTGGCTATTCGACCACTCTTTCTATCTGCGGTCAAACGCGCAGTTGCTGATCGTTTAATGGCTCAAACTACAACAATGGACAGTGTCCCACAGGTTGAGCATCTCAAATGCTGCATTTCCGCCGCATCACGTAACGCGGTACTCGCTCGACATCTTTCGACATTGAACGGCCACCGCAAGACTTTGCATGCAGGGTTGCATTTTATTTTCCATGCTGCTGTCTGCCTTATTCTTCGGCCCTTAGTTTTCAGAGAGCAATCTACACAAGaggatgccattgccgctATGAACGACGTCGATTACGCCATCGAGAAGATGCTGGAAGCTGCCTCCAAGGGCAACACAGATGGTCAACGCTGTGCCGAAACGCTTCAAGAGCTTCGCAATTTGGTGGAAAGACTGACCGCACCCGTGGGCCGTGATCCAATGCTTGGCATGGCGTCTTCATCGGCGCCACCCATAGCACCACACCTTGGTTCACAAGAtcttccgccgcctcccaTGCCAATAGGGGACGATCCCGTGCTCTACGACGAATTAGTGACGTGGATGGGCGACGATTGGCCAATTTACAACAATTATGTGAATGAATAA
- a CDS encoding initiation factor 2 subunit family domain-containing protein: MAELTKRSVAVSFIFQFPKDKTPNTVPKVALFKRSDKVRTYQHKYAPVSGSIESTDANPLATAWREIHEETTLTPSSLLFRKGKPYSFVDESIQREWTINPFGFIFGCDPSQIKIDWEHDSYEWFDPSAVTDESFPGVPRLLESLRRVWFVFDLGGPASTTLDGGLTQLQADHESGARQLAGIALGVFIRVLKQLDMADEEIWWANVRRVAWHLWKNGRESMGAPILSVMLSSLETIHAKMKNDGLSQRTVEDIVTSLEDLGQQRETSTSKIANSFTTFLQQYPPEKPINIVTLSSSSTITSCLTHALTTLPHKMDIRILESRPLYEGAKLAYKLSSYAASHNIPIEITVMTDAAAGIAAHDADLLLIGADLIDKYGNVSNKAGSLPAVLAARHVSKNVKVVVVSEKEKVLPFEAPGHEENDVGEVTGSWDGLGVKSEEGVKVRNVYFEWVDNGLVDAYVTDDGVSGTEDVRTWAGDIERRANCVFEGL; the protein is encoded by the exons ATGGCGGAACTCACAAAACGTTCCGTAGCCGTCAGTTTCATCTTCCAATtccccaaggacaagaccCCCAACACCGTCCCAAAAGTAGCCCTCTTCAAACGAAGCGATAAAGTCCGAACATACCA ACACAAATACGCACCCGTATCGGGCTCCATAGAATCCACGGACGCCAACCCCCTCGCAACGGCGTGGCGAGAAATCCACGAAGAAACCACACTTACACCTTCTTCGTTGCTCTTCCGGAAGGGAAAGCCGTATTCCTTTGTCGATGAGTCCATCCAGCGCGAATGGACTATCAACCCGTTTGGATTCATCTTCGGGTGTGACCCTTCTCAGATTAAGATTGACTGGGAGCACGACAGCTACGAATGGTTTGATCCTTCTGCCGTTACGGACGAATCTTTCCCTGGTGTTCCTAGACTACTAGAAAGTTTAAGAAGGGTGTGGTTCGTGTTTGATCTGGGCGGTCCTGCGTCGACGACTCTAGATGGCGGTTTGACGCAGTTACAGGCAGATCATGAGAGTGGTGCGCGGCAGTTAGCTGGTATTGCACTCGGGGTGTTTATCCGCGTGTTAAAGCAACTAGATATGGCAGACGAGGAAATTTGGTGGGCAAATGTGCGAAGGGTAGCGTGGCATTTGTGGAAGAATGGGCGGGAGAGCATGGGAGCACCCATCCTGAGTGTCATGCTCTCAAGTTTGGAGACTATTCACGCGAAGATGAAGAACGATGGGTTATCTCAGAGAACAGTAGAGGATATCGTCACCTCGTTAGAAGACCTTGGTCAACAACGAGAAACATCGACTTCAAAGATCGCCAACTCATTCACCACCTTTCTCCAGCAATATCCGCCAGAGAAACCCATAAACATCGTCACACTATCATCCAGCTCAACAATAACAAGCTGTCTCACCCACGCGCTCACCACGCTCCCTCACAAAATGGATATTCGCATCCTCGAATCCCGCCCTTTATACGAAGGTGCCAAACTAGCCTACAAGCTATCTTCCTACGCTGCTTCACACAATATCCCCATTGAAATCACGGTGATGACGGACGCAGCGGCGGGAATTGCCGCCCATGACGCGGACTTACTTCTCATAGGGGCGGATTTGATCGACAAGTACGGAAATGTAAGCAACAAGGCGGGGTCGTTGCCGGCTGTCCTGGCGGCGAGGCACGTCTCCAAGAATGTAaaggtggtggttgtcagtgagaaggagaaggtaCTCCCGTTTGAGGCGCCGGGGCATGAGGAGAATGATGTAGGTGAGGTTACTGGGTCGTGGGACGGATTGGGGGTGAAGAGTGAAGAGGGTGTGAAGGTGAGGAATGTGTATTTCGAGTGGGTGGATAATGGGCTTGTGGATGCATATGTTACGGATGATGGGGTTTCGGGGACGGAGGACGTGAGGACGTGGGCGGGGGATATTGAACGGAGGGCAAATTGTGTTTTTGAGGGTTTGTAG
- a CDS encoding FF domain-containing protein (similar to Verticillium alfalfae VaMs.102 XP_002999715.1) yields MASNGGLKSTYKPSAAAVAASAPLPPGWTEHTAPTGHKYYYNASTKESTYQRPGVPPPAPEPVQDTYSPYANFPSLADPRVANAYLAQLNPQNQSRNRGGHSGRGGRGSHEGRPKPQPIDKPRKAEKIPGCEPWMLVYTKYSRRFAYNPVKNASYWRIPERLMEGILELDKARIRAKAAGESDEMKEEKATSEKPAPQIEEQQDYDSDEYEEVEVEVTDDEGGDDLNAEHPSKRRRTYETADNEDDAEEEEDVEEAEGGPVEFTEADIAAQLQAMGEEYGLEPGDYDDGNMESWPEGTEGVDFSEEDAKFLFKDLLNDYNINPYSPWDKLLEEGKVMDDPRYTALATTRARKECWDEWTREKIAELKELRAKQEKKDPKIGYMAFLQEKATPKLYWPEFKRKYKKEDVMKDMKLSDKDREKAYRDHINRLKLPQTKLKSDLTALLKAQPVHLLNNKSSPTNMPPAVLTDLRYISLEPKIRDPLVEAYIQTLPPAPEDVAAAEEDEERKKAREARGKREKALEERNRVVEEQKRRRERDLMASKARLRDEERELEVAMRVGKRGLQSQLQEEA; encoded by the coding sequence ATGGCGAGCAATGGTGGGCTCAAATCAACATACAAACCGTCTGCTGCCGCAGTAGCAGCATCGGCTCCATTGCCGCCGGGATGGACAGAACACACAGCACCCACCGGCCATAAATACTACTACAATGCATCGACAAAAGAATCGACCTACCAGCGGCCTGGTGTCCCTCCACCTGCGCCGGAGCCTGTGCAAGACACGTACTCGCCGTACGCGAACTTCCCATCTCTCGCCGATCCCAGAGTAGCAAATGCGTACCTAGCGCAGCTCAATCCCCAGAATCAGTCGCGAAATAGAGGTGGTCACAGTGGCAGGGGAGGTAGGGGCAGCCATGAAGGCCGACCAAAGCCACAGCCCATCGATAAGCCTAGGAAAGCAGAAAAGATTCCTGGATGCGAGCCATGGATGCTGGTATACACGAAATATTCCAGACGCTTCGCCTACAATCCTGTGAAGAATGCCAGCTACTGGCGCATTCCCGAAAGGCTCATGGAGGGGATCCTGGAGCTCGACAAGGCACGAATACGGGCCAAAGCTGCTGGCGAGTCGGATGAgatgaaggaagagaaagccaCCAGCGAAAAACCTGCGCCGCAGATCGAGGAGCAACAGGATTACGATAGCGATGAATACGAAGAAGTCGAGGTGGAAGTGAcagatgatgagggtggTGACGACCTCAATGCTGAGCACCCGTCAAAACGACGTCGAACATACGAGACTGCCGATAATGAAGACGatgccgaagaagaagaagatgtgGAAGAAGCGGAAGGGGGTCCTGTCGAGTTTACCGAAGCGGACATTGCGGCGCAACTTCAAGCTATGGGAGAAGAGTACGGCCTGGAACCAGGCGACTACGACGACGGCAATATGGAGAGCTGGCCCGAAGGCACAGAGGGTGTCGATTTCTCtgaagaagacgccaaaTTCCTTTTCAAGGACTTGCTCAACGACTACAATATTAACCCCTACAGTCCCTGGGACAAGCTCCTCGAGGAAGGCAAAGTTATGGACGACCCACGCTACACAGCGCTCGCCACGACACGTGCACGCAAAGAATGCTGGGATGAGTGGACGCGCGAGAAGATTGCCGAGCTGAAAGAGCTACGAGCtaagcaggagaagaaggacccCAAGATCGGATACATGGCGTTTCTACAAGAGAAGGCCACACCGAAGCTATACTGGCCGGAATTTAAGAGGAAATATAAAAAGGAAGATGTCATGAAGGACATGAAACTTTCCGACAAGGACCGCGAAAAGGCGTATCGCGACCATATCAACCGTTTGAAGCTACCCCAAACAAAGCTCAAATCAGACCTTACGGCGCTCCTGAAAGCACAACCAGTTCACTTGTTGAATAACAAGTCGTCACCGACGAACATGCCCCCAGCTGTGCTCACAGATTTACGCTACATTTCATTAGAGCCCAAAATTCGCGACCCCCTTGTTGAAGCGTATATTCAGACACTACCGCCCGCGCCGGAAGAcgttgcagcagcagaggaggatgaggagaggaagaaggcgagggAAGCGAGGGGAAAGCGTGAGAAGGCACTGGAGGAGAGAAATCGTGTGGTTGAGGAGcaaaagaggaggagggagagggatCTGATGGCTAGTAAAGCCCGGTTGAGGGATGAGGAGAGAGAGTTGGAGGTTGCGATGAGGGTTGGGAAGAGAGGACTGCAGAGTCAGTTGCAAGAAGAGGCGTGA
- a CDS encoding proteasome component Y13 (similar to Cordyceps militaris CM01 XP_006666927.1), producing the protein MSRRYDSRTTIFSPEGRLYQVEYALEAISHAGTAIGILAKDGIVLAAERKVTSKLLEQDTSAEKLYVLNDNMICAVAGMTADANILINYARQAAQRYLLTYNEDIPCEQLVRRLCDLKQGYTQHGGLRPFGVSFIYAGWDPRRQFQLYLSNPSGNYGGWKATSAGANNASAQSLLKQDYKEDCTLKEACAMAVKVLSKTMDSTKLSSEKIEFATVGQTEDGKIYHRLWSADEITALLKEHDLAKSEDAEEK; encoded by the exons ATGTCTCGTCGATACGATTCCCGA ACAACCATCTTCTCGCCGGAAGGTCGTCTCTACCAAGTAGAGTACGCCTTGGAAGCCATCTCCCACGCCGGTACTGCCATTGGCATCCtcgccaaagatggcatTGTCCTCGCCGCCGAACGGAAAGTGACGTCTAAATTGCTGGAACAAGACACATCAGCAGAGAAGCTGTATGTGTTGAACGA CAACATGATttgtgctgttgctggcatGACCGCCGATGCCAACATCCTGATCAACTACGCCCGCCAAGCCGCCCAGCGATATCTCCTTACCTACAACGAAGACATTCCTTGCGAACAGCTCGTCCGCCGTCTTTGCGATTTGAAACAGGGATACACCCAACATGGTGGTCTTCGACCCTTCGGTGTCTCGTTCATCTATGCTGGCTGGGACCCTCGAAGGCAATTCCAGCTGTATCTCAGCAATCCATCCGGAAACTACGGTGGCTGGAAGGCAACCAGCGCTGGTGCCAACAATGCCAGTGCACAGAGCTTGCTGAAGCAAGATTACAAAGAAGACTGCACACTGAAGGAGGCATGTGCCATGGCTGTTAAAGTATTGAGCAAAACCATGGATTCTACTAAGCTAAGCAGCGAGAAGA TTGAATTCGCCACGGTAGGACAAACggaagatggcaagatttATCACCGATTGTGGAGTGCGGATGAGATTACGGCGCTTTTGAAGGAGCACGATTTGGCCAAGAGCGAGGATGCTGAAGAGAAATGA
- a CDS encoding PHD finger domain-containing protein (similar to Cordyceps militaris CM01 XP_006666928.1), protein MKLIGEAEPRRSVRATKGQHTKSFDELEPAVAPKRRQTKKTKKAQEKDQSQEPEEVIRCVCGATEQDEDSGEAWISCETCYAWQHNVCVGVSSFEDEIPENYWCEQCRPEDHKELLAGIAKGEKPWEARRKAHEEEEAERKKKKGGRKGKGKRTSDSKDELDKDGKAKAKPSPAPEPASKDRKEPAAKQTKRKSREESQDTDGKSAKLRRVSERDTATGASKYTKPDDLAASISELAPPRSGPAKALKKSISHVLAAIVKDGELKIPEGSTEDSVSEEYALQIERAVFDTHPASKGQKEYNQQIKSLTFNLKNNPEVMHGLLHGVHSPATLAVMTSEQLASAELQKQTAEMRAKAEKQSILYTQETGPRVRRTHKGEEVVEDETALNDAPLPMAGGPRKGDNQHPPLVKRESTGGDHVDLKARSPSLSTAQHSPTQSNFDINKVFSTVKSPTLSQNRRPSAPVLNTNGPGFDPDVDRMLQDETESPPYSPTEESHDPDVVWKGSLAMSSIADFQATAKHVGGANFSSFGPWSKLIPKRMTVAGRIPQQSAIEYLCSLRYSNLTDIVVVSIIPTSAESQQEFKSLVDYFISKGRYGVVGNKVAGNVRDTYLVPVPAGDDGHPEFMLNLVDNYIPKTRTEPMLLAVFVYRNEPDQLKQGKDELTPTPTPQPPSVTASPTPGPGGQRSNSMSGPAFSPATPQGPFGQPHHGGPPQSTTPVPIPQPPHMQRPPPQTAVPPPSHSPAPGGGPMTEAQKYQAQQAGQATAAQVLGEFISVPTVQFLLPQAFQMSRREWEVIKSIYEKDPRARQDLQYLGALLEKEGSEKRAQGNAAIGAPS, encoded by the exons ATGAAGCTCATAGGAGAAGCAGAGCCTCGGCGCTCAGTCAGGGCGACCAAGGGCCAACATACGAAGTCATTCGACGAACTCGAACCTGCAGTAGCACCGAAGCGACGGCAAAccaagaaaacaaagaaggCGCAAGAGAAGGATCAGTCGCAGGAGCCTGAAGAAGTTATTCGCTGTGTCTGCGGAGCAACAGAACAAGATGAGGACTCGGGCGAGGCTTGGATCTCTTGCGAAACTTGTTACGCCTGGCAGCACAATGTGTGCGTTGGTGTGAGCTCCTTTGAGGACGAAATCCCTGAAAATTACTGGTGTGAACAGTGTCGGCCGGAAGATCACAAAGAGCTTCTGGCAGGTATTGCCAAGGGAGAAAAGCCATGGGAGGCTCGACGGAAAGCAcacgaggaagaggaggctgagcgaaagaagaagaagggaggACGAAAAGGCAAGGGCAAGCGAACTAGTGATTCCAAAGACGAGCtggacaaggatggcaaagccaaggcgaagccatcaccagcacCCGAGCCCGCGTCCAAGGATAGGAAGGAACCCGCCGCAAAGCAGACCAAGCGAAAGTCTAGGGAAGAATCTCAAGACACAGACGGCAAG TCGGCCAAACTGCGCCGTGTATCAGAACGTGATACTGCTACGGGGGCCTCCAAGTACACCAAGCCTGATGACCTGGCTGCATCGATATCAGAATTGGCTCCGCCACGATCAGGTCCTGCGAAAGCTCTGAAAAAGTCTATTTCTCATGTTCTTGCCGCGATTGTGAAGGATGGAGAACTCAAGATTCCAGAAGGCAGTACAGAGGACAGTGTGTCCGAAGAGTACGCCTTGCAAATAGAGCGGGCCGTCTTTGACACCCATCCGGCATCCAAAGGCCAGAAGGAATACAATCAGCAGATAAAGTCTCTGACCTTCAACCTTAAGAACAATCCGGAAGTGATGCATGGCTTGCTGCATGGCGTCCACTCACCTGCAACTCTAGCCGTCATGACATCGGAACAGCTCGCGTCAGCTGAACTACAAAAACAGACGGCTGAAATGAGGGCAAAGGCGGAGAAACAATCCATCTTGTATACACAAGAAACTGGTCCCCGTGTTCGAAGAACCCACAAAGGCGAAGAGGTCGTTGAGGACGAGACTGCCCTGAACGATGCTCCTTTGCCCATGGCTGGCGGACCCCGGAAAGGTGACAACCAGCATCCGCCGCTTGTTAAACGAGAGTCGACCGGAGGAGATCATGTTGATTTGAAAGCAAGATCACCATCTCTGTCCACAGCACAACACTCCCCTACCCAGTCAAATTTTGACATCAACAAGGTGTTTTCAACCGTCAAGTCGCCAACACTATCTCAAAATCGTCGGCCGTCTGCTCCAGTTCTCAATACAAACGGCCCCGGATTTGACCCAGATGTCGATCGAATGCTTCAAGATGAGACGGAATCGCCGCCGTATTCACCAACCGAGGAATCGCATGACCCTGACGTTGTCTGGAAGGGGTCGCTTGCAATGAGTTCCATTGCGGACTTCCAGGCCACGGCCAAGCATGTTGGCGGAGCCAACTTTTCTTCGTTTGGGCCTTGGTCGAAGCTGATTCCCAAGCGAATGACGGTTGCTGGACGCATTCCACAGCAGAGTGCAATTGAATATTTATGTAGCCTGCGCTACAGCAACCTCACCGACATTGTTGTCGTCAGCATCATACCGACATCTGCAGAGTCGCAACAAGAGTTTAAGTCATTGGTCGACTACTTTATTAGCAAGGGTCGATACGGCGTCGTTGGTAACAAGGTGGCAGGAAATGTCAGGGATACGTACCTTGTGCCTGTACCTGCCGGCGATGACGGACACCCAGAGTTCATGCTGAACCTCGTTGACAATTACATCCCGAAGACGAGGACGGAACCTATGCTGctggctgtgtttgtgtatcgcaatgaaccagaccagctaAAGCAAGGTAAAGACGAACTCACGCCCACGCCAACTCCCCAGCCCCCAAGCGTTACCGCATCTCCAACCCCTGGACCAGGTGGACAGAGAAGCAACTCGATGTCAGGGCCGGCATTCTCGCCTGCAACTCCTCAAGGCCCATTTGGTCAGCCACATCACGGAGGACCACCTCAGTCGACAACGCCAGTGCCTATCCCTCAGCCGCCACATATGCAACGACCGCCTCCACAGACTGCAGTTCCTCCGCCGAGTCACTCCCCTGCCCCTGGCGGCGGTCCAATGACCGAAGCTCAAAAGTATCAGGCACAACAAGCCGGGCAAGCAACTGCAGCCCAAGTGCTAGGCGAGTTCATCAGCGTGCCTACAGTACAGTTTTTGCTACCACAGGCGTTCCAAATGTCTCGACGGGAATGGGAAGTGATAAAATCGATTTACGAAAAGGATCCCCGAGCGCGCCAGGATCTACAATATCTGGGCGCACTTTTGGAGAAGGAAGGTTCGGAGAAGAGAGCACAAGGCAATGCCGCCATCGGAGCACCGTCGTAG